The genomic segment gtgagaccccgactctacacctcggaagtgtaaagcaaaacgggaatcacgactcatgggtaaagtgtgcaaactctgcagattaataaaactgatcgatgagtcgtgctcacggtcaagagctgcttggacttcttcatgattagatgGGAATACtaagggttggtttgggtagtcgggtggtggtactcccgatgagtcggtagccggatacgggatatctggtgagtttggtagtcggatggaatccgatgagctatgttctttatttgttggaatttaatctagtaaataggttgctaggtTATTTGAGTCTTGTTTAGTTGGGCATAGTCGCAGTAATCCCCAAGTCAACTTTTCCTTATCATATGTctacatgtcatatttttcctccacttgctgagtactctgtgtactcacgcttgccctCTCTCAACttccggatgctgctcagaaggtgaagctttcgaGGATTTCCCGGACGATGATGCTGAAttctagaaggaagaaggcgtCGTTTGAAGGCCATatcctaggctggtgtttcccccggacaacgcctgtggatggatgtgAGTTCTGCTGCCGTTTGAAgatttcttagtgttttctttcagaccttcgggtccttttgtaaggaatgtTATCGTTGTTAagacacagtttatgttatcactaatgatgccGCTACATGTATGAAAAACTTGATCCTgtcatacatgtggaatacatctggtttacctcctttaaaaccgggtgtgacagataaGTAGTAGAGAAGAGACTATATAAGTATTTTTTTAAGGCAACTATGCAGTTCAAAACTATCTTTCATGGAAAGACAGGTGCATGTGCCACATATAATATTCTTGTGATACAAATACCAAAGTATGGAAAGAATATATGCACCTGCAACTCCAAAGTATGTGTGATAGATATCTACCGCATTATCTGGTCTATCTGAAATGCCACCGTTTTCTTGGTCCTACTGATCAGCATAAATAAGAAGAGTTGGCACTGATCCTTAAGTCAAAGGACATATGGTTATCCAAATGGCAGAGGTGGGAATAATTAACAGTTACCTGACAATTTAGTATGAATTTTGTAAGCTTTTCCTTGTCAATCCAGTGCACTCTATCAATCATTATCAAGCTTGATAATACCCACCATGAGTAGCAAACCTTCAGAATTTTGAACAGTTCGATTAAATCCATGGTGGGAAGGTGTAGTGAAGAATGCAAAACATACACAACCCGAGGACATCAAGCCGATCGAAGAGGCAGAGGACCTGCACTGTGCTGAGCGTGTAGAGGACGTGCGGGTCCTGCCCAACGTTCCCTCCAAATCCACCTGTGCAGCCACATCGCGAGGGGAGCGCACATATGGCAGAGAATGCATAGGCTAATCACAATTTTCATCAAGATGAGATCATTGTAAGGCAATGATCTGATTATTAACGGGCAAACATAAGATGAAAGGAAGATCATGTGATCCGATCCATCTACTTGATTCATAAAATCATTGAACTGTTTAGTGATTAAGTTAATCACTCAATCCAAATGATTCGTAAAGGAAATAACGGACATCGTTTTGACAGAAAATGGTAGTACGAATATGGTACCTGACCTTGagtgaagaaactcttcaagttcATCATCTCCTAGTCCATCCTCTCTGTCTGAGTAAGAGATGCTATGTGAATACCTCGCTGAACAAGAGGTAGCACAAGGTCTGCCATCTTGCTCAATCTTTGGGACAGGGCGTAGGCTTCTTGAGCTGATCTTGCGCTTTTTGCATCTTGAATCTGTGTGACCATTAGTTCTGCTTTTCAATTTCGTCCCCAGCTCCACTTCCTTCTCCCTGGCACGCCACATACCATCAACCTCCACGTCTCGATTAGCTGCAGCCATACAACGGATCATTGATTCTTGCAAGAGAACAAGTATACATTGATGAATCACGCAAAGACCAAGATGAGGTAGATGGTAACTGCAACTTTTAAGTTGCCATTTCCCCTTAAAAAATAAAGTTCTCAGTTGGGGTTCGAACTGTGGCAAGTTTTAACACCGGATCAATTTTGACATTAAAATGTTGAGGCATATATATACAAAAACTTTGGTGAGACAATGGAATAGACAACATCATGTAGTACCTGATTCTAgttaattagattatttaagcTCTCAGTCTAAATCAGGAGACCATCAGAGCTGATATCAGAATTGATGGAAACAACAAGGCTCTGCTAATGAACCAAAGCCAAAGCGcatgagaaaaaagagaggggaaacAGACCTTGATAGGCCTGCACGCCTTTCTTGTCCGCTTGCAGCATCCGCCTCCGCGTCTCCTCCACTAGCAAAGCTGCGAGGCGATTCTCCGTTCCTAAATCCATCGCCTAACCTCGAGTTCAAAGGCTGGGGAAAGGGAAAACAAAGTAATTTTTGATAATTTCACGAGGCATACGGCAGAAGCGAACGCAATGTTGCAGTTCCGCCTGGCTGGTCTGATCCATCAAGCATGAGGACCAAGGGCGAAGGAGCTGGTAACCTCGATATTCTGTCGGGCCCTGGAGGCGTCCGCGGTTGCCAGCGGCGAGGGAACGGGAGGTCGAGCGGTGCGGCGGACGACGATGAGGACGAGTTGGGCGGGCGGTGGTCGAGGAGGACGTGGAGCGCGACGCGGTCCCCGCCGTagtgggcggcggcgagggagcgGAGGCAGCGGCGGAGCGCGTCCGGGCGGTCGAAGGCGAGGAGGTTGACGAGGAGGGAGAAGCGGCGGGGGTCGGTTACGATCACAACTACACTAATTTATCTCGTGGATAGTCACAACTATACTAATCTACCATATCTGTTAATTACGACtaaaaaatagtcagttacaACAGTACAGATAGTtaagttatgatcataattataTAGATCATAACTGATGAATcataactatattatttttagattgtaaTTGGaggtgtgcgcagaggtgaacaaattacgatcacatgataaaaaatatataattatgacTGGAGAAAGTACCAAGTTACGAAcacatatatttgtagtaactgacctatcttGTGAATcacaattatattatttttaagatCATAACTAGAGTGTGATGTAACAGTAAGCTACAGTACATTTAGACacataatttatatatatatattccattCCATATAGGTCCAATTTCTACATCAGTATTACTTGTGCACCGCCATTGCTCCTATGATTCTTGCCTTACTCGATTCAAGCATCTGAACCGGACACAGCTAGCGACAAGGATAATCCTCTTGACGTTGTTTCTCAATTCACATATTGCTGATGATGTGGTCTCGTACATCTATCTTGCTTCTTATCCGAGTGATAATTGATTCttgaattgatatttttttatcaattttttttttgaccgaTTAGGTATTTCCTGCGGCTGCGACGTCGCAAatcacaagtcacacgatttttcgtGCGAAAAACACGCCCGCGGTTCCTGGCACTCAAACTCGAAACATCTGAGCTCGCGCGAACtctccttaccatcccaccagaGAACTAATAGTGATACTTAGCTTACAAAAATATTaatgataacaatagcatatgcactccttttgatctcttatgtctaaaatttcaaacaattatttaagTATCTAAATTACTTTAAATGAAAAGaatttcaactaaaaagttgtagatctcgtcgagtgctacaattttcatataaaatttatcctcATCTAAtttcgtataaaaaaattataaattcaGTCATTACAATATGCAATTTATGTACCACATAATAAAAGAGgccaaaatccaaaattagataatatacgtgactgtatttatcgaaatagacaatatatcatcatatttacaattttagcattcgtattcggcacctcatttaccgaaaattgactttcggtacaccgtacaccGAAAATACGCAGGTCCAGCCATATTCGATACACGgggtgccgaatatgacactgtatcgaatattcggcacatcgtgtgcTGAATATCAACCATATTCAGTACATGGTATGTCAAAAATAAGCTACAGTACTATATTTGGTATACCATATGCCGAATATGGCCCGTACATAAACAGTGTCTGCATCAACAGTACAGCGGTGTGTTGAATTTTGTTTTCCCTCTTCTTCGAAACGGTgttcttctgttactccaaaaaatttaaaactttttttacgtgttccataatcaatgtgaaacccattttaattagattcaccgaaaaattctttgtatattttaaactaaaattctctaaaaaaagggCTACTTATATTAgccttttataacttgtaacaattgttagtgcctcaaataaattccaaaaactctagaaaaatttactaatattcttattatgtgatggctaatttctaaaattattcctagccctaagttatatgatgaaacagtgagttcttttgtaatactttatttatatgcatttttatcatttcatgtgatattcttattttaatttaatttgaatttaaataaaattcaactatctAGAGTAGTCTAGACCAAGTCACCCCGCACCAGGAGGATGCGAGCGATCGAGAAAAAATAGTCAGCGGGTGAAAACCCACGAAATTGAAGATGGAGTCGATGAAATTTAGAGAAGAGGCTCTAATACTATATTAGAAAGCGTTGTCACCTCTCTCGAGGCTACgtagatgtatatatatatgagccGCTGAACCACAACTAAAATTACAAACGGAT from the Phragmites australis chromosome 19, lpPhrAust1.1, whole genome shotgun sequence genome contains:
- the LOC133899883 gene encoding uncharacterized protein LOC133899883 isoform X1; this encodes MDLGTENRLAALLVEETRRRMLQADKKGVQAYQANRDVEVDGMWRAREKEVELGTKLKSRTNGHTDSRCKKRKISSRSLRPVPKIEQDGRPCATSCSARYSHSISYSDREDGLGDDELEEFLHSRSGGFGGNVGQDPHVLYTLSTVQVCYSWWVLSSLIMIDRVHWIDKEKLTKFILNCQDQENGGISDRPDNAVDIYHTYFGVAAIKLLSPLRNLTASDPFASLLSRGLTNKRLGSFQNLFEWCLWDGSLCDVMNDLDSFVLLRPLICFLRCFSDQALAFSVQLIVLHPFDSLFLCGSTNKELGSLQGHGTTWTS
- the LOC133899883 gene encoding uncharacterized protein LOC133899883 isoform X2 yields the protein MDLGTENRLAALLVEETRRRMLQADKKGVQAYQANRDVEVDGMWRAREKEVELGTKLKSRTNGHTDSRCKKRKISSRSLRPVPKIEQDGRPCATSCSARYSHSISYSDREDGLGDDELEEFLHSRSGGFGGNVGQDPHVLYTLSTVQVCYSWWVLSSLIMIDRVHWIDKEKLTKFILNCQDQENGGISDRPDNAVDIYHTYFGVAAIKLLSPLRNLTASDPFASLLSRGLTNKRLGSFQ